One genomic segment of Streptomyces sp. TLI_146 includes these proteins:
- a CDS encoding carbohydrate-binding protein encodes MKRLRALLCGAATAALATAGLSAFVAGQASGAPAAAAALSNRWYAAAPYLMPLDNNPPDAGAIMDATGLKAFQLAFVLAPNGGGCGPTWGGTAPVSSDTAVASVIASIRAKGGDVSVSVGGYGGTKLGQTCSDASSTAAAYQQVITKYQLKAIDFDLEEPEYENGTAIAHEIGAAKILQQNNPGLYVSVTTAGTADGTGWFGKQMLNEAKAQGFVPDNFSIMPFDGGFNGAAAQTSALTNFNSILRSTFGWSAATAYAHEGFSGMNGRSDTGEYFRQADFQTVLDYATGHGMDRFTFWSLNRDRQCSPPDNNGTTSGTCSSVAQADWDFAKYAVRFAGATPPTDPPTTPPTTPPGSCSVAAWSSAAIYTSGNEVSHKGHKWKAKWWTRNEEPGTTGEWGVWLDEGAC; translated from the coding sequence ATGAAGCGTCTTCGCGCTCTCCTCTGCGGTGCCGCCACCGCCGCGCTCGCCACGGCGGGCCTCTCGGCCTTCGTCGCGGGCCAGGCGTCCGGGGCGCCGGCCGCCGCAGCCGCGCTGAGCAACCGGTGGTACGCGGCGGCGCCGTATCTGATGCCGCTGGACAACAACCCGCCCGACGCGGGGGCCATCATGGACGCCACCGGCCTCAAGGCGTTCCAGCTCGCGTTCGTCCTCGCCCCCAACGGCGGCGGATGCGGCCCCACTTGGGGCGGTACGGCGCCCGTCTCCTCCGACACGGCGGTCGCCTCCGTCATCGCCTCCATCAGGGCCAAGGGCGGCGACGTGTCCGTCTCTGTCGGCGGCTACGGCGGCACCAAGCTCGGCCAGACCTGCTCCGACGCGTCGAGCACCGCGGCCGCGTACCAGCAGGTCATCACCAAGTACCAGCTGAAGGCGATCGACTTCGACCTGGAGGAGCCCGAGTACGAGAACGGCACGGCCATCGCCCATGAGATCGGCGCCGCCAAGATCCTCCAGCAGAACAACCCCGGCCTCTACGTCTCGGTGACCACGGCCGGAACCGCCGACGGCACCGGCTGGTTCGGCAAGCAGATGCTCAACGAGGCCAAGGCGCAGGGCTTTGTGCCCGACAACTTCTCGATCATGCCGTTCGACGGGGGCTTCAACGGCGCGGCCGCCCAGACGAGCGCGCTGACCAACTTCAACTCCATCCTCCGGTCGACGTTCGGCTGGAGCGCGGCGACCGCCTACGCCCACGAGGGCTTCTCCGGGATGAACGGCCGCAGCGACACCGGCGAGTACTTCCGCCAGGCCGACTTCCAGACCGTCCTCGACTACGCCACCGGCCACGGCATGGACCGCTTCACCTTCTGGTCGCTCAACCGCGACCGGCAGTGCTCGCCACCCGACAACAACGGCACCACCTCCGGCACATGCAGCAGCGTGGCCCAGGCCGACTGGGACTTCGCCAAGTACGCGGTGCGGTTCGCCGGTGCCACGCCGCCCACAGACCCGCCCACCACGCCTCCCACGACGCCGCCCGGAAGCTGCTCGGTGGCGGCGTGGAGCAGCGCCGCGATCTACACCTCGGGCAACGAGGTCTCCCACAAGGGCCACAAGTGGAAGGCCAAGTGGTGGACCCGGAACGAGGAGCCCGGGACCACCGGCGAGTGGGGTGTATGGCTGGACGAAGGGGCGTGCTGA
- a CDS encoding MFS transporter has protein sequence MDGVTVDSGARGRTITTEVPARLDRLPWSRWHWMIVIGLGTVWILDGLEVTVVGNIASRLSEDGSGLAITDAQVTGLGAALYVTGACSGALFFGWLTDRYGRKKLFLVTLAVYLAATAMTALSFSAWWFFLFRFLTGFGIGGEYAAINSAIDELIPSKYRGRVDLIINGSYWLGAMGGALLSVLALNTDIFPKDLGWRLTFGLGVVLGLVILVVRRHVPESPRWMFIHGHEQGAEELVEGVERKVEEERGEPLPAPGRPITIEQRESVGFVEIARTLFRSYPKRAVLGFALFIGQAFLYNAITFGFSSILVKFFDVSSGATGYFFAVIAFGNFLGPLLLGRFFDTVGRKVMIAGTYLLSGALLFVTAWFFSQGWLNATTMTACWCVVLFFASAGASSAYLTVSEIFPMETRAMAIAFFYAIGTAAGGISGPLVFSDLTSSGVVDDAVLAFCVGAALMTVAGMVAAFFAVDAEGKALEDIATPLSVREAGAGG, from the coding sequence ATGGACGGTGTGACGGTGGACAGCGGGGCGCGCGGCCGGACCATCACCACCGAAGTCCCCGCGCGACTGGACCGGCTGCCCTGGTCGCGCTGGCACTGGATGATCGTCATCGGGCTCGGCACCGTCTGGATCCTCGACGGCCTCGAAGTCACCGTCGTCGGCAACATCGCCAGCCGCCTCTCCGAGGACGGCAGCGGCCTGGCCATCACCGACGCGCAGGTCACCGGCCTCGGCGCCGCGCTGTACGTGACCGGGGCCTGCTCCGGCGCGCTGTTCTTCGGCTGGCTCACCGACCGGTACGGCCGCAAGAAGCTCTTCCTGGTCACCCTCGCCGTCTATCTGGCCGCCACCGCCATGACCGCGCTGTCCTTCTCGGCCTGGTGGTTCTTCCTGTTCCGCTTCCTGACGGGATTCGGCATCGGCGGGGAGTACGCGGCCATCAACTCGGCGATCGACGAGCTCATCCCCAGCAAGTACCGCGGCCGGGTGGACCTGATCATCAACGGCAGCTACTGGCTCGGCGCGATGGGCGGCGCGCTGCTCTCCGTACTCGCCCTCAACACGGACATCTTCCCCAAGGACCTCGGCTGGCGGCTCACCTTCGGCCTCGGCGTGGTGCTCGGCCTGGTCATCCTGGTGGTGCGGCGCCATGTGCCGGAGAGCCCGCGCTGGATGTTCATCCACGGCCACGAGCAGGGCGCGGAGGAGCTCGTCGAGGGCGTGGAGCGGAAGGTCGAGGAGGAGAGGGGCGAGCCGCTGCCCGCGCCGGGGCGGCCCATCACCATCGAACAGCGCGAGAGCGTGGGGTTCGTCGAGATCGCCCGGACGCTCTTCCGCTCCTATCCCAAGCGCGCGGTGCTCGGCTTCGCGCTCTTCATCGGGCAGGCCTTCCTCTACAACGCCATCACGTTCGGCTTCAGTTCGATCCTGGTGAAGTTCTTCGACGTCTCCAGCGGAGCGACGGGCTACTTCTTCGCCGTCATCGCCTTCGGCAACTTCCTCGGGCCGCTGCTGCTCGGCCGGTTCTTCGACACCGTCGGGCGCAAGGTGATGATCGCCGGGACCTATCTGCTCTCCGGCGCCCTGCTCTTCGTCACGGCGTGGTTCTTCAGCCAGGGGTGGCTGAACGCGACCACGATGACCGCGTGCTGGTGCGTGGTGCTGTTCTTTGCGTCGGCGGGCGCCAGTTCGGCGTATCTGACGGTGAGTGAGATCTTTCCGATGGAGACGCGGGCGATGGCGATCGCGTTCTTCTACGCCATCGGCACGGCGGCCGGCGGCATCTCGGGGCCGCTGGTGTTCTCGGACCTGACGTCGAGCGGAGTGGTCGACGACGCGGTCCTGGCGTTCTGCGTCGGCGCGGCCCTGATGACGGTGGCGGGCATGGTGGCCGCGTTCTTCGCCGTCGATGCCGAGGGCAAGGCGCTGGAGGACATCGCCACGCCGCTGTCGGTGCGGGAGGCGGGCGCCGGGGGATGA
- a CDS encoding GntR family transcriptional regulator — MPGTHGHSLPPVPRYLEIAHDLKSTIESGTSAPGHRLPAERMLAEHYRSNRQTIRQALDVLRQEGLISTEKRGSFVRGDRPGEAHARLLQAPPEAQFPLGALSPRAGIAAATRLVWEAAPATYASRLGLRSGARTLVHYYTASAGDRVIQHAVSYLSPSLIAQIPLLARYERTLSHHTHSDLRRLYAWAADAGLSLEHNEQLTMAPGDDRSDGVPQLEIHREVRDQHHRTVEITLLTFPHAEQGPIYHFTSPARDVRPPL, encoded by the coding sequence ATGCCCGGCACACATGGTCATTCCCTGCCCCCCGTTCCCCGGTACCTGGAGATCGCCCACGACCTCAAGTCCACGATCGAGTCCGGCACTTCGGCCCCCGGACACCGACTGCCCGCCGAGCGGATGCTCGCCGAGCACTACCGCAGCAACCGCCAGACGATCCGCCAGGCCCTGGACGTCCTGCGGCAGGAGGGGCTCATCAGCACCGAGAAGCGCGGCTCCTTCGTCCGCGGCGACCGCCCCGGCGAGGCGCACGCACGGCTGCTCCAGGCGCCTCCGGAGGCGCAGTTCCCGCTGGGCGCACTCAGCCCCCGGGCGGGCATCGCCGCCGCCACCCGGCTCGTCTGGGAGGCCGCCCCGGCGACGTACGCGAGCAGGCTGGGCCTGCGGTCCGGCGCCCGCACCCTCGTCCACTACTACACGGCCTCGGCCGGCGACAGGGTGATCCAGCACGCGGTCAGCTACCTCTCCCCCAGCCTCATCGCCCAGATCCCGCTGCTTGCCCGCTACGAGCGGACGCTGTCCCACCACACCCACAGCGATCTGCGCCGCCTCTACGCATGGGCGGCGGACGCGGGGCTCAGCCTGGAGCACAACGAGCAGCTCACCATGGCCCCCGGCGACGACCGCTCCGACGGCGTCCCGCAGCTGGAGATCCACCGCGAGGTGCGCGACCAGCACCACCGCACGGTGGAAATCACCCTGCTGACCTTCCCGCACGCGGAACAAGGCCCCATATATCACTTCACGTCCCCGGCCCGGGATGTGCGCCCGCCACTCTGA
- a CDS encoding GNAT family N-acetyltransferase, with protein sequence MNTTSHIAPGGFLARPMDKADVPAWLDLRVDAERVDRTGHHVDADDLAEELENPKLDSERDTLTLWDGARMVAYALVHTPEGAVDAARFRGDAAVRPEWRRQGLGRHLVAWMDSRARALYAEGFTHLPGELLISGKSRDPNLEALAASASFTACRWWFEMTHPLTTGRPMTGGVPQGLRLVAFEPAYDEATRLAHNDAFRDHWDFTEMDGTDWRTWVVGARSFRPALSRLLLDGDEVVAYLIAEEYDADTAADGTRDCHIGYLATRRSHRGRGAAPALMAATLDAALTHGYDSASLTVDTANPSGALGLYERLGFTAHREYVTYARPLPRA encoded by the coding sequence GTGAACACCACGTCGCACATCGCACCCGGGGGGTTCCTGGCGCGGCCGATGGACAAGGCCGACGTGCCCGCCTGGCTGGACCTGCGCGTCGACGCGGAGCGGGTCGACCGGACCGGCCACCACGTCGACGCGGACGACCTCGCCGAAGAGCTGGAGAACCCCAAGCTGGACTCGGAGCGGGACACCCTGACGCTGTGGGACGGCGCGCGGATGGTCGCGTACGCCCTGGTGCACACCCCGGAGGGCGCCGTGGACGCGGCCCGCTTCCGCGGCGACGCGGCGGTCCGGCCCGAGTGGCGGCGCCAGGGGCTCGGCCGCCATCTGGTCGCCTGGATGGACTCCCGCGCCCGCGCGCTCTACGCCGAGGGCTTCACGCATTTGCCCGGCGAGCTCCTGATCAGCGGGAAGTCCCGGGACCCGAACCTGGAGGCGCTGGCGGCGAGCGCCTCCTTCACGGCCTGCCGCTGGTGGTTCGAGATGACCCACCCGCTCACCACCGGCCGCCCGATGACCGGGGGCGTGCCGCAGGGGCTGCGGCTCGTGGCGTTCGAGCCGGCGTACGACGAGGCCACCCGGCTGGCCCACAACGACGCCTTCCGGGACCACTGGGACTTCACCGAGATGGACGGGACCGACTGGCGGACCTGGGTGGTGGGCGCTCGCTCCTTCCGCCCGGCCCTGTCGCGGCTGCTCCTGGACGGGGACGAGGTGGTGGCGTATCTGATCGCCGAGGAGTACGACGCCGACACCGCCGCCGACGGCACCCGCGACTGCCACATCGGCTACCTCGCCACCCGCCGCTCGCACCGGGGCCGCGGAGCCGCCCCCGCCCTGATGGCCGCCACCCTCGACGCGGCCCTCACCCACGGCTACGACAGCGCCTCGCTCACCGTCGACACCGCCAACCCGTCCGGCGCCCTCGGCCTCTACGAACGGCTGGGCTTCACCGCCCACCGCGAGTACGTCACGTATGCCCGGCCGCTGCCCCGGGCCTGA
- a CDS encoding M4 family metallopeptidase: MRTPHIRRLAIALAVTTAATITAGGVGTAVATSATTGTSSVASVKSAQSAVDAARAAAFAHAAATGVSKDDTLTATDTLIDPDGKQHVRFVRAHKGLPVLGGDLVVHLDAKSAYLDVTRATRKQVAVAAKAPKLTAEQAKAKAASVAKGDAGSAELVVDARAGRTALAYQIKVTGSKTTEAGGARTVVVDAATGAVLSNAPVNDQFVSPQLKAKLRQRGEKVAPLTGATASSGAAATASPARPFNPPKTAGIPSLGSGNSLFVGKVPLNTLKTGSSSYLLKDASRGNTETRDAGGREVVQFSQGKPFTSTNNTWGNSALSSRQTAAVDAQFGVASTLDFYKKVLGRNGIKNDGVGARAMVHFGTNVGNAFWYSDCGCMLYGDGDGQTFTKPLVVLDVTGHELSHGVVDATANLQPTRVDANDNQFGEAGSLNESLADIFGTAVEFQTNNPNNPPNYLMGEKLGLAQTFLRRLDKPSLDTLEGTVDYWSPASYDTEVHAGSGVSSHAYYLLAEGSGKKTIGGVDYDSPTYDGSTVTGIGRDKATQIFYRALSRYMVSTTDFHDARTATLKAATDLYGASSVEYKTVDKAWAAVNVTAANTPKH; the protein is encoded by the coding sequence GTGCGTACACCCCACATACGCAGACTGGCGATCGCCCTGGCCGTCACCACGGCCGCGACCATCACGGCAGGGGGCGTGGGCACCGCCGTCGCGACCTCCGCCACCACCGGGACTTCCTCCGTCGCCTCCGTCAAGTCCGCGCAGTCGGCCGTGGACGCGGCGCGCGCCGCCGCCTTCGCGCACGCGGCCGCCACCGGTGTCTCCAAGGACGACACCCTGACGGCCACCGACACCCTGATCGACCCGGACGGCAAGCAGCACGTCCGGTTCGTCCGCGCCCACAAGGGCCTGCCGGTCCTCGGCGGCGACCTGGTCGTCCACCTCGACGCCAAGTCCGCGTACCTGGACGTGACCCGGGCCACCCGCAAGCAGGTCGCCGTCGCCGCCAAGGCCCCGAAGCTGACGGCCGAGCAGGCCAAGGCGAAGGCGGCCTCGGTGGCGAAGGGCGACGCCGGCTCGGCCGAGCTGGTCGTCGACGCGCGCGCCGGCCGCACGGCGCTCGCGTACCAGATCAAGGTCACCGGCAGCAAGACCACCGAGGCGGGCGGCGCCCGCACGGTCGTCGTCGACGCCGCCACCGGTGCCGTGCTCAGCAACGCCCCGGTCAACGACCAGTTCGTCTCGCCGCAGCTGAAGGCGAAGCTGCGCCAGCGCGGCGAGAAGGTCGCGCCCCTGACCGGTGCGACCGCCTCCTCCGGTGCGGCCGCCACGGCGTCCCCGGCCCGGCCGTTCAACCCGCCGAAGACCGCGGGCATCCCCTCGCTCGGCAGCGGCAACTCGCTGTTCGTCGGCAAGGTCCCGCTGAACACGCTGAAGACCGGCTCCAGCTCGTACCTGCTCAAGGACGCCTCGCGCGGCAACACCGAGACGCGCGACGCGGGCGGCCGCGAGGTGGTGCAGTTCTCCCAGGGCAAGCCGTTCACCAGCACCAACAACACCTGGGGCAACAGCGCCCTGAGTAGCCGTCAGACGGCCGCCGTGGACGCCCAGTTCGGCGTCGCCAGCACCCTCGACTTCTACAAGAAGGTGCTGGGCCGCAACGGCATCAAGAACGACGGCGTCGGCGCCCGCGCGATGGTGCACTTCGGCACCAACGTCGGCAACGCCTTCTGGTACTCGGACTGCGGCTGCATGCTCTACGGCGACGGTGACGGCCAGACCTTCACCAAGCCGCTGGTCGTGCTCGACGTCACGGGCCACGAGCTGAGCCACGGCGTCGTCGACGCCACGGCCAACCTCCAGCCGACCCGGGTCGACGCGAACGACAACCAGTTCGGTGAGGCGGGCTCGCTCAACGAGTCGCTGGCGGACATCTTCGGCACCGCGGTCGAGTTCCAGACCAACAACCCGAACAACCCGCCGAACTACCTGATGGGCGAGAAGCTGGGCCTGGCCCAGACGTTCCTGCGCCGTCTGGACAAGCCGTCGCTCGACACTCTTGAGGGCACGGTCGACTACTGGTCGCCCGCGTCGTACGACACCGAGGTGCACGCCGGTTCCGGTGTCTCCTCGCACGCGTACTACCTGCTCGCCGAGGGCAGCGGCAAGAAGACGATCGGCGGCGTCGACTACGACTCGCCGACGTACGACGGCTCGACCGTGACCGGCATCGGCCGGGACAAGGCGACGCAGATCTTCTACCGCGCCCTGTCCCGCTACATGGTCTCCACCACCGACTTCCACGACGCCCGCACGGCGACGCTGAAGGCGGCGACCGACCTGTACGGCGCGAGCAGCGTCGAGTACAAGACGGTCGACAAGGCCTGGGCCGCCGTCAACGTCACCGCGGCCAACACGCCGAAGCACTGA
- a CDS encoding carbohydrate-binding protein, whose amino-acid sequence MNRHTPTRARSARSARTALAAALLVAATLGGVHSAGTAAARPAEHPGAAPSPDAPHHGAVAGARTPGRDAGRDRAVAALRDGRTAHRHARAAALTHNWWGIFPQPGTHDGITATHSVDTAYRVSNADNFTYAPTTKAQNSCIEVVTAYWNSGNELWAWDWCSRDGGPAKILPLDADFRAKYTTAVDGRPAFSIQLVKDAGSGNRWSSYLYNHRTAQWELLYRQSGTDQSDLDYGWDIFEIYASVNPATGVGYYCTEARNTVFDSSTIQLRKNGVWKPARPADSPWTEANPSGRDFLCPPLKFLQAGANDHWTVRQ is encoded by the coding sequence GTGAACAGACACACGCCCACCCGAGCGAGGTCTGCCAGATCCGCGAGAACCGCCCTCGCGGCCGCCCTGCTCGTCGCCGCCACCCTGGGCGGCGTGCACAGCGCCGGGACCGCCGCCGCCCGGCCCGCCGAACACCCCGGCGCCGCCCCCTCGCCCGACGCCCCGCACCACGGCGCCGTGGCGGGAGCCCGCACCCCCGGCCGCGACGCGGGCCGCGACCGCGCCGTCGCGGCGCTCAGGGACGGCCGTACCGCCCACCGCCACGCGCGCGCCGCCGCCCTCACCCACAACTGGTGGGGGATCTTCCCGCAGCCCGGCACCCACGACGGCATCACCGCCACCCACAGCGTCGACACCGCCTACCGCGTGAGCAACGCGGACAACTTCACCTACGCGCCCACCACCAAGGCGCAGAACTCCTGCATCGAAGTGGTCACCGCGTACTGGAACAGCGGCAACGAGCTGTGGGCCTGGGACTGGTGCTCGCGGGACGGCGGGCCCGCCAAGATCCTGCCCCTGGACGCCGACTTCCGCGCGAAGTACACCACCGCCGTCGACGGCCGCCCCGCCTTCAGCATCCAGCTCGTCAAGGACGCCGGATCCGGCAACCGCTGGTCCTCGTACCTGTACAACCACCGCACCGCCCAGTGGGAGCTGCTCTACCGCCAGTCCGGCACGGACCAGAGCGACCTGGACTACGGCTGGGACATCTTCGAGATATACGCGAGCGTCAACCCGGCCACCGGCGTGGGCTACTACTGCACCGAGGCGAGGAACACCGTCTTCGACAGCAGCACGATCCAGCTGCGCAAGAACGGCGTGTGGAAGCCCGCGCGGCCGGCCGACTCCCCGTGGACCGAGGCGAACCCGTCCGGGCGGGACTTCCTGTGCCCGCCCCTGAAGTTCCTCCAGGCGGGCGCCAACGACCACTGGACCGTGCGGCAGTGA
- a CDS encoding M4 family metallopeptidase: MHRQGNRSAGRTHTTRRGRAALAAAVLAVSAAVAGLTGAPPAAADSPAPGTGTGVHDGKVALTTTRTATSYLLQDPTRGKTDTVDGQTHAILTDADNVWGNGLPTNLQSVGVDAQFAAASVWDYYKSSFNRLGVRNDGKGVRSVVHYGSNYPNVFWSDTCGCINYGDGPGNAHPLTALDIGAHEITHGLTSATAGLGYSGEPGALNEATSDIFATMVEFHADIPADVPDYFIGEKPDFNGNGTPLRYLDRPSRDGVSPDYWSPSLPTLDPHYGSGVANHFFFLLAEGSGPRVINGISYDSPTVNGAKLLGIGRTKAAAVWYRALTQYLTSNANYRAARTATLAAARDLYGATGAEYAAVAAAWSAVNVN; encoded by the coding sequence ATGCACCGACAGGGAAACCGCAGCGCCGGACGCACGCACACCACCCGACGCGGCCGGGCCGCGCTCGCGGCGGCCGTACTCGCCGTGTCGGCCGCAGTCGCCGGCCTGACCGGCGCCCCACCGGCCGCCGCCGACTCGCCCGCGCCGGGCACCGGCACCGGGGTCCACGACGGCAAGGTGGCGCTGACGACCACCAGAACGGCCACGTCGTACCTGCTCCAGGACCCGACCCGGGGCAAGACCGACACCGTCGACGGACAGACCCACGCCATCCTCACCGATGCCGACAACGTGTGGGGCAACGGGCTGCCGACCAACCTCCAGTCCGTGGGGGTGGACGCCCAGTTCGCGGCGGCATCGGTGTGGGACTACTACAAGTCGTCGTTCAACCGCCTGGGTGTACGCAACGACGGCAAAGGGGTGCGCAGCGTCGTGCACTACGGCTCCAACTACCCCAACGTCTTCTGGAGCGACACATGCGGGTGCATCAACTACGGTGACGGGCCGGGCAACGCACACCCGCTCACCGCTCTCGACATCGGCGCCCACGAGATCACGCACGGCCTCACCTCGGCCACCGCGGGGCTCGGCTACAGCGGCGAACCCGGCGCCCTCAACGAGGCCACTTCGGACATCTTCGCCACCATGGTCGAGTTCCACGCCGACATCCCGGCCGATGTGCCGGACTACTTCATCGGTGAGAAGCCCGACTTCAACGGCAACGGCACACCCCTGCGCTACCTGGACCGCCCCTCCCGGGACGGCGTCTCGCCGGACTACTGGTCACCGTCGCTGCCCACCCTGGACCCGCACTACGGCTCCGGTGTGGCCAACCACTTCTTCTTCCTGCTCGCGGAGGGCAGCGGCCCCCGGGTGATCAACGGGATCTCGTACGACAGCCCGACCGTCAACGGCGCCAAGCTCCTCGGCATCGGCCGCACCAAGGCGGCGGCGGTCTGGTACCGCGCCCTGACCCAGTACCTGACCTCCAACGCCAACTACCGTGCCGCCCGCACCGCCACACTCGCCGCCGCCCGCGATCTGTACGGGGCGACCGGCGCCGAGTACGCGGCGGTGGCGGCGGCCTGGAGCGCCGTCAACGTGAACTGA
- a CDS encoding DUF6528 family protein yields MSTTRSAFPSRAPRRALLRAAVAGGLAGLATPTARAAGRAPSAPGAPPTQILACDQASQSVLLLDATSAYWRSGKTDRTARAADLLALWSWTPVADPGLADLDPRSGWRNVSEAKARSTSSGPLLLTCASGGFVAAVQHEGAAVYWAASLPAWTNPHTVELLPDGNIAVAASTGGFVRVYTASQGPRSGVHASFALPGAHGLLWDAGSGLLWALGTGLLVGLAVEGGAASPRLTAVRSYPLPEPGGHDLARALGADTPIWLSTSGHVRQFAARTGAFVPYPNQSAVDRPTVKSVSQHPVTGQILTVSPEPGAPCAWCTSRIRFHGPGGEEELRGSSLYKARWWTADRA; encoded by the coding sequence GTGTCCACGACGCGATCCGCATTCCCTTCGCGCGCTCCCCGCCGGGCCCTGCTGCGCGCCGCCGTGGCGGGCGGGCTCGCCGGGCTGGCCACGCCGACGGCCCGTGCCGCCGGGCGGGCCCCGTCCGCACCGGGGGCGCCGCCGACCCAGATCCTCGCCTGCGACCAGGCGTCCCAGTCGGTGCTCCTCCTCGATGCGACCAGCGCCTACTGGCGTTCCGGGAAGACCGACCGGACGGCGCGGGCCGCCGATCTGCTGGCGCTGTGGTCCTGGACGCCCGTGGCCGACCCCGGCCTCGCGGATCTCGATCCGAGGAGCGGCTGGCGCAACGTCAGCGAGGCCAAGGCCCGCTCCACCTCCTCCGGCCCGCTCCTGCTGACCTGTGCCTCCGGCGGTTTCGTGGCGGCGGTCCAGCATGAGGGCGCGGCGGTGTACTGGGCGGCCTCGCTGCCCGCGTGGACCAACCCGCACACCGTCGAGCTGCTGCCGGACGGCAATATCGCGGTGGCGGCCAGCACCGGCGGCTTCGTCCGCGTCTACACCGCCTCGCAGGGCCCGCGCTCCGGCGTGCACGCCTCGTTCGCGCTGCCGGGCGCGCACGGGCTGCTCTGGGACGCGGGCAGCGGGCTGCTGTGGGCGCTCGGCACCGGGCTGCTCGTGGGCCTCGCCGTGGAGGGCGGCGCGGCGAGCCCGCGGCTGACGGCGGTACGCAGCTATCCCCTGCCCGAGCCCGGCGGCCACGACCTGGCGCGGGCCCTCGGCGCGGACACCCCGATATGGCTGTCGACGAGCGGCCATGTGCGCCAGTTCGCCGCCCGTACCGGCGCGTTCGTGCCGTACCCGAACCAGAGCGCCGTCGACCGCCCGACCGTCAAGAGCGTCAGCCAGCACCCGGTCACCGGGCAGATCCTGACCGTCAGCCCCGAGCCGGGCGCACCCTGCGCCTGGTGCACCTCGCGCATCCGCTTCCACGGCCCGGGCGGCGAGGAGGAGCTCAGGGGATCGAGCCTGTACAAGGCGCGGTGGTGGACGGCCGACCGGGCATGA
- a CDS encoding SsgA family sporulation/cell division regulator produces MEEICVPLYVELLHEGGDAMTPVDAVMTYDSDDPLAVSVDFVCGNGTHTTWTMGRDLVAEGLTSRRPVGLGDVRVWYCGDGGLRIRLDSDEGSADLLAGLEDVAEFLSRTYQLVPEGSELDGYDVDAVLDLLFAPTSPAPACRWCGRECPCLDHGAP; encoded by the coding sequence ATGGAAGAGATCTGCGTACCGCTGTATGTGGAGCTGCTGCACGAGGGGGGTGATGCCATGACGCCGGTGGATGCCGTGATGACGTACGACTCCGACGACCCGCTCGCGGTGTCCGTGGACTTCGTGTGCGGCAACGGCACCCACACCACCTGGACGATGGGCCGGGACCTGGTGGCCGAGGGGCTGACGTCCCGCCGCCCGGTCGGCCTGGGGGATGTGCGGGTCTGGTACTGCGGCGACGGGGGGTTACGGATCAGGCTGGATTCGGACGAAGGCAGCGCCGACCTGCTCGCCGGTCTGGAGGACGTCGCGGAGTTCCTTTCCCGTACGTACCAACTCGTTCCGGAAGGGAGTGAGCTGGACGGCTACGACGTGGACGCGGTCCTGGACCTGCTGTTCGCGCCGACGTCACCGGCCCCGGCCTGCCGCTGGTGCGGCCGGGAGTGTCCGTGTCTGGACCACGGCGCTCCGTAG